The genomic window cacacacgcacacacacacactctcacacacacacacacacacacacacacacacacacacacacacacacacacacacacgcacacacacacaaacacacatatatttatatatacatatatatatatatatatatatatatatatatatatatatatatatatatatatatatatatatatatatatatatatatatatatttatgtgtgtattattatttgtatttttatacatcagatatatatatatatatatatatatatatatatatatatatatatatatatatatgcatattatatttatatacgcatgtttgctatacacacacacacacacacacacacacacacacacacacatatatatatatatatatacatatatatatatatatatatatatatatatatatatatatatatatatatatatatatatataatgcatagaaacacatgcacatatagatgagtacgtgtaaatttgtgtgtgaaTTCTGTAATATAATGACAGATCTAGATGAGTTAAAACATAACCTAAGTCCTTCATCATAAGATGACTAAGAAGTTTTAGGTCTCTACACCGCTGAAAGTGACCATGGTGAATACGCTTGGGGTATATAAGCGCAGGAACAGCTGGATATACAACATCAACCGCCATGAAGCAATTGGTGAGTTAGtagtatatatattctacacagacatacaagcacacaaacacgcacacacacacaaacgtatataaacgcatatatatgtatatatgtacatttacacgtattcataaatatgtttacacacacacatacgtatatatatatatatatatatatatatatatatatatatatatatatatatatgcatatatatgtatatatgaacatgtatatgtattcataatatgtttacacacacacacacacacacacacacacacacacacacacacacacatatatatatatatatatatatatatatatatatatatatatatatatatacatatatacatacatgaatatgtatatatacatagatctgcatatatacatacatatatgtatgtaaaatatataggtatataaaattatatgtataaatatacatacccacatacacagatacagaaaaacagatatatttgtgtgtgtatgtgtgtgtatgcacttaaTGTGCATATGCTTGTTCGTACCGAACAATAATCTTCGCATCTTTtagaattatcatattattacatcTGAACTTCAGCATCTGCGTTAAGTCATCTAGGAATGGTGGTCTCATAACAGCCTTTCtataaacatagaaagagaaacaacatataaatgtattttcacTCCCTGAAAaggcagaaaacacacacacacacacacacacacacacacacacacacacacacagagacacacgcacatatatatattattattatatatatatatatatatatatatatatgcataaatatataaatacatttagaaaCGTAtaaacttatttgtatatatacatgtctatgtaatatatatatatatatatatatatatatatatatatatatatatacacacagatatatgtgtatttatatatatatatatatatatatatatatatatatatatatatatatatatatatatatatatatatatatagatgtgtgtgtgtgtgtatgcacagatatacatatacatatatatatatatacatatatatattataagcatatacatagaaAGGTAGTATTTAATTTTATGTTATGCCCGATTGCAGATCTTCTTTGTTGCGGTACTCGCCTTGGGATGTGGTGCCCCACAAGGGTACACATTAGATAAACCATCCAGTCCCGGACTGACCACAGGACCAGGATTCTCTGCTGGAGTGGCAATTACAGGTGGATCAGGTCTCTCCCCTGGGTCCGGATTTATAACTGGATCAGGAGTTACCCCTGGTGGAGTCTCAGCCGGAGTAGGCTTTGCAACTGGATCCGGAGGACTTACACATGGATCTGGAATTACTTCAGGAACAGGAGCTTCTACTGGAACCGGAGTCCTAACTGGTACAGGAAGTACCGGTGGATTGATCGGAGATGGGTTCTCCTCCATTAATGACGCCTTTGCCGCTGGATGCAAGGTAGGAGAAATTCTGCATGTGGATGGAACTTGCGTAGTTCCTGAAGTGTCTAGGAAAGTTTTTGTTGTGGATGTTCCCCAACAACAACAGCTATCAGGTCCTCCACCAAGTGTTCCTCCTCCTAAAGTGGATCATAATATCCTGTTTGTGCGCCTTCCTGAAGAAGGTCTTGCACCTGAACCTATCGTTGTTCCTCCACCAAGGCAAAACAACATTGTCTACGTCCTTAACAAGCAGATCGAACAGGCACAAAGGGTTATTGAAGTCGAAGCTCCTCCACCGTCAGAGCCCGAAATCTACTTCGTGAACTACGATGATGGAGAAAATCCTACTCTTCCTGGAGGTATCGATCTTCTTACTGCTCTTGGATCCGCTGCCGAGACTGGCGGAGAAGTAATTGGTGCCGTAGGAGGCGCTGGTACCGTTGGAGGCATTGGAGGAGTCTCAGGTCAGCAAGGAGGCGCCGGACAAGGCGGCATTGGCGGAAGTGGCGCTGGTCTTGCTGGTGGCGTCGGCGGAGGTGCCGGATTAGGTGTTAATGGAGGCTCCGGTGGAGTATTTGGAGGAAACAGCGGTGGATTTGGAATTTCTGTAGGAAGTACCGGTGGACAAGTCCGACCTGGATCTCTGGATAATTTGGGAACTCCGTCAGCTCTATATTCGACACCATAAAATGTATTATTAATTTAAATAAAACTGTATATAGCACATTGTTTATCATACATACCTTCgaattatatgtatctatttatacagacatgcatagaaatatatattataaatatattcatatttgtgtatgtacttatacatatgtattttcttaTGTTTGGCAATCaagcatcctcatcctccttttgttctttctccccaTGCCTATCAATGCCGTACTCACTTCTTCCATTACATCCCGTATTGTATTCCTGTACTTTCCCGACCACCGACTACCTTTCCTTCTCTGGGGCCGGATTTACTAATGCATATACGAGATTgtatgaggtttgtttacattgTAATTCAAGTTTCTCTTGTTTCTCGCAACGAACGTATATTCAGAACACTTCCGAGGTCGTAAACTAGGTCTTGCATCTGAACCTATCGTTATTCATCCAACAAGGCAAAACAACATTGTCTACGTCCTCAACAAGCAGAACGAACGGGCTCAAAGAGTCGTTGAGGTCGAAACTCCTTCACCGTCAGAGCCCAAAATCCATTTCACTAACTACGATGATGAAGAAAATCCTACTCTACCTGGAGGTATCGATCTTCTTACTGCTCTTGGATCTGCTGCCGAGGCTGGTGGAGAAGTCATTGGTGCCGTAGGAAGCGCTGGTACCATTGGAGACATTGGAGGAGTTTCAGGTCTGCAAGCAAGAGGCACCGGACAAGGCGACATTGGCGGAAGCGATGCTGGTCTTGCAGTTAGCTTCGGCAGAGGTACCGG from Penaeus chinensis breed Huanghai No. 1 chromosome 24, ASM1920278v2, whole genome shotgun sequence includes these protein-coding regions:
- the LOC125037993 gene encoding glycine-rich cell wall structural protein 1-like, producing the protein MKQLIFFVAVLALGCGAPQGYTLDKPSSPGLTTGPGFSAGVAITGGSGLSPGSGFITGSGVTPGGVSAGVGFATGSGGLTHGSGITSGTGASTGTGVLTGTGSTGGLIGDGFSSINDAFAAGCKVGEILHVDGTCVVPEVSRKVFVVDVPQQQQLSGPPPSVPPPKVDHNILFVRLPEEGLAPEPIVVPPPRQNNIVYVLNKQIEQAQRVIEVEAPPPSEPEIYFVNYDDGENPTLPGGIDLLTALGSAAETGGEVIGAVGGAGTVGGIGGVSGQQGGAGQGGIGGSGAGLAGGVGGGAGLGVNGGSGGVFGGNSGGFGISVGSTGGQVRPGSLDNLGTPSALYSTP